CCAGGAAGGGATCCCTGCCGGTTCCGTCGTCTCCAGCCCGAGCGCCGCCAGGAAGACCAGGGCCGCCCCGGCAAGGCCGGCCAGCCGCCGCGCGGCTCCGGTGTCCCGCGGTTCCTGCCGGGCTCGCTGGTGGGGATCCCTCGGTGCGGGCGCTTCCTCCGCCGGGTGGCCGGGGGATGCGGCGCCGGCCTCTTGAGCCTGCAGGCGGGCGCCGGGTTCGACCCGGGCAATGACGGCCCGGGCCCGGTCCACCTGGCCGGGCGGGAGCAGGACGGTGGCCGTGGCGTAGCTGACGGTGGCCCCTTCCAGTCCCGGTTCGCGCCGCAGCGCCTCTTCGATGCGCTGGGCGCAGCGGGCGCAATCCATCCCTTCCAGGGTATAGGCCCGCAGCCGGGCCGGCCGCACCGGGGTCGCCATCCTCACCGCTCCTCGGCGTAGTGTTCCTGGGCTACCTGGATGAGGCGCAGCACGTGGTCGTCGGCCAGGGAGTAGTAGACGTTGCGCCCCTCCCGCCGGCTCCTGACCAGGCGCATGGCCTTGAGCAGCCGCAGGTGGTGGGAGACGGCGGGCAGGGACAGGTCCAGAACGGCCGCCAGGTCGCAGACGCACAGCTCGCTCAGGGACAAGAGGTACAGGATGCGGGTGCGGGTCTCGTCGGCCAGCGCCTGAAACAGGCCGGCCAGGCCGGCCACCTCGGTCACGCGGGCGCGCAGGACCGCCACCTGGTCTCCATGGGGTTCGAAGCGGGCGCAGGTCGCTTCCGCGCCGGCCGGCTCGCCGGTTCCCGCCCAGGTGGATTCCCTGAGGGCGTCCATCCCGCCACCTCCCGCCGGGCATCCCGGTCCGCACCCGGGGTCGTCGCCGGGGCGCGGCCGGAATCGAGAGCACAAGGATCGAGATCAAAAAACGGTATCACGATTCCACAACTGTTTAATCGTTGTTCACGGTAAGGGTATGCCGCGGCGCCGGCCGGCGTCAACGGTCACCGCGCCCGGTGAAGTCAACGGTTACCGTGGCGAGGAAGAACGGGCGGGCCCAGTGGGAGCTCTGCCCATCACACCCTGAGCGGCCGGTGGCCGCCCGGGTTGCGGGCGATGCGGGCGAAATAGAAGCGGTGCAGGTCGCCTTCCCGCTGGTGGGCGCAGCGCAGGCCGAGGCGGGTGGCGATGCGCTCGAACTGGCCGTAATAGAAGGCATGCCACTGGTCGCGGTCGATCCCGAAGGCCGCCAGAAGGTCGCCGTCTTCGGGCGGCGGCTCCAGCTCGAGGCAGGCGATGCCGCCCTCCTCCCGGACGGTGACCACCCGGTCGCCACCCGCGGTAACCATCTGGGCCAGCGCCTGGGCAAACTCGATGCCCGAGCACCGCCGCAAGGGCCCCCAGGTCTGGGCCACCTGGTCACCCAGGTAGCGGGCCAGGGACTCCGGCGAATCGCCCCGCTCCCGGGCATAGCGCAAGAACAGCATCAGATACCCCCGCAGGTTGGCGCGGGCGATGAGGAGCTGCTGTTCCAGCACCGTCGGCTCGGGCCGGCCGTCCGGGGCACCGGCACCGGGATGGGCGTCCAAGGCGTCACCTGCGGCCGGAACGGGCCTGGGCGGGGCCCCGCTCCAGGTGGTCGAGCCAGGCGCTTTCGCCAGGCGGTCAGGCCCGGGCGCACACGCCGGCCGGATCAACCCGGCCGCCTTCCCATTGTAAACCACCCCGGCCCCCGGCATGTACACGGCCCACGGACACGGCGGCGCCCGTCCCGCTGCACGGGGCAACCCCCAGGGCCCGCAGCCCGGATCGAGAACCGCATCCGGGAGATGCAGCCCGCCCGTTGTATAGGCCATGCCGTTTTACCCGTGCCGTTTTGCCGTTTTAGAGACCCTTGTTATAGACCCTTGGCTGTCGGCTCGTCACGGCTCTGGCAGCGTCAGCGCCGGGAAGGTGGTTCGCCGGGTTCCCCGCGATCGTCCTCCCCGCTGCCGTCCCCCTGGGGCGCCGCGGCCCCGCCCCAGGACTGGATCACCTGGGACGCCCCGGCCTTGCCCGCCCAGAAGGCGGCCAGCGGCGGGCGAACCTGCCGCGCCACATCCCGGTGCTCAGGCCCCGGCGCACCGGGGGCTGTGGGGTAGGTGACGGCCATGCGCTGCCAGCGGCCCCGGGCGTTCTGGTTCCATACGCCCAGCGCCAGGTGCTCCAGCTGCTGCCGGTAGACCGCCGGCAGGGGGCTGGTAGCCCGCCAGGCGGCCAGGGAGGTGACATCGGCCGGTACCGCCAGCAGCCGGCGGGTGAGCACGTCGGTGCGCCAGCGGCTGAGGAACCGGGCCAGCTCGACGGCCGCTTGCGTGTGATCGTCGCCCCGGTACCGGTTCTGCCGGAAGACCATGAGTCCCCCGGTTTCCAGCAAGGCCGGCCGCGGCGCTCCTGCGGGAACGGGCGGCGGCAAGAGCACCAGCCCGTCGAAGCCGGGTGGAACCAGCGGGTCCAGGCGCCGGGGATCCGCCGGGTCCGGGATGCCGCCCACCAGGCGGCCGCCGGCATCGACCCGCGGAGCCGGAGGAACGGGCCAGCGCTCGGGGACGGCGGAGGTACCGCTACCGCGGTCCGCCACCAGAGGCGGCACCGCCACCACCCCGGGCCGGGGGGCCGGTTCCTCCGGCTGGCGCGGCACCAGGCCGGCATAACGCTCCAGCAGCCAGCGGGCCAGGGCCGGGGTGAACCCGCCGGCGGGTCCCGCCAGGTCGCCCTCGGCCAGCCACTCCGCCACCCCGTCGCCTGCTACGGCGTGCAGCCGCTGCTGGGACCGAAGCCGCTCCAGCCACGCCAGAGCCGCCCGGCCCTCCGGTCCCGCCCAGATCACGGCGCCCGAGGGCGCTAGAGGCGCCGCCAGGCCGCGTACCCGCAGGAGCTGCTCCAGGGGCAGATCCGGCCGGGCTGCCCACAGGGTGAGGACGGGCCGGTCTCCCGGCGATGGGGGTTCCGGCGGCTGCGATGCCGGTGGCTGCGATCCCTGCGCCCGGCCTGCCGGTGCCTCGCCCGCTCCGGCCGCGCCCGAATCACCGGCTGAGGGCGGGCCCGCCAGCCCGGCCAGGCGATCGACATCGGCATACGTCCAGCCCGCCAGCAGCAGCGCGTTGGGGTCGAGTCCCGCCGCCCGCAGCCGGGCCGCAGCCACCCACCAGGTGTGGGGCGCCACCCAGCGGGGCCAGACCCAGCTGCGCCGGTCCGCCTGGTAGAGCAGCAGCGCCGTGGGGTTGTACCAGCGGCGCTCGGCCCGGCTGAGGTAGGGGTCCAGCGGCACCTGGAGGGGGTGGCGCACCAGCAGGGCGCTGCCCCACCCGCCGAAGACGTCGGGCGGCTTGCCGTCGGCCAGGGCCCGCTGCAGGCGGTCCTGCGCCTCGGAGGCAGGGATCCACTCCACCCGCACCCGGATGTTGGGGAACTGGCGGGCGAAGGCCGCCAGGGCCTGCTGGAGGTACTCGCGGTGGGTGAAAGGACCCGGCTCCGCAAGGGGTGGAACCGGCGGCGGGCCGCCCCGCCGGCCGGGTTCGGCTCCCGCCCCTAGCCCGGCTTCGGAGGAAGGAGAAGAGCCGGACTCGCCCGCTCCCGGTGGCGCCGTGGGGCCGGGCTGCCCCGCCGCGCCGGACGGGCCGGGGGAGCCGGCCGCGCCGGCGGGGTTTTGTCCGGCGGGAGGCTGGGCCGGAACCGGTTCCGCCGAGCCGGTTCCAGGACCGCCGGCTGCGCTGAAGCCGCCCCCCGGTCCTGCGGCGCCCGGGGCCCGGGGCTCGGGGCTGGGTCCTCCGGGCAGCCGCAGGGGATCGGGCAGGACGGCCACGGGCATCTCCGTCTCCCAGAGCACAATCTCGTAGGTCTTACCGGGGTCCAGAGGGACGGGACGGTACCTGGCCCAGGGATCACCCTGGCGCTGCCGCCAGAGGGCGAGGGCCCCGGCGGCTACCACCAGCAGGGCCGCCACCCCGATCACCAGGGCCAGGCGCTGCCAGCGTTGCCGCCCGGCGGGTGGCCCCCCAGGCGTCTGGCGCCGGTTCGTCCGCGGTGGCATGGTCTCTCCCCCCGTGCGCGGTCCTCTCGTTCCCTACGGCTCTGGCCCCGCTACCAAGATGGCGGCGGCGATGCCCCAAGCCTCCGCCCCGCTCCCCAGCAGGATGGTGGCGGCGATCTCCTACGGCACCGGTCCCGCCGGCCACTGAATGGCAGGGCGATCTCCCGGCCGCCCCGGGCCGGCCGCGCCTTTCGCGGCCGTTACGGCCGGAAGCCGCGACGGCCGGAAGGCGTCACGGCCGGAAACCCACCAGCCGCTGCAGGGCCATGTCCGCCGTGCCGTCGGGGTGGAGGCCGAACCACCACTCCGCTTCGGCCACGGCCTTCTCCGTGACACCGCCGTAGACGCCGTCGGCCACCCCGGGGTCGAACCCCGTGGCCCGCAGCGCCAGCTGCAGCAGCACCACATCCTGGCCCACGTCCCCCCGCCGGTAGGCGGGCAGGCGGTAGTAGACCTCGGTGGTGCCGGTGATCTTGACCGGGGTCCCCACCTGGACCAGGTCGTCCAGGGTCATCACGTCTTCGTTGAACATGCGGATGCAGCCGAGGCTGGCATAGGTGCCGATGGAGCCGGGGTTGTTGGTCCCGTGGATCCCGTACGACCCCCAGGGGGCGCTGAGGCCGAACCAGCGGGCGCCAAAGGGGCCGCCCGGCCAGTGGGCGATGTCCGTCACCCGCCACTCGCCCACGGGCGACGGCTCGCCGGGCCGGCCCGCGGCCACCGGGAAGGTCTTGACCGGCACCCCGTCGCGGTAAACCGTCAGCTGGCGCCGGTCGATATCGATCACGATCAGCACGTCGCCGCCGGAGGCGGCCACCGCCTGCCCGCCCTGCAGGGCAAGTCCCGCCACCGATCGCCACCAGCGGGCAAACCGCCAGTAGGCGCTGCGGGCCCCTTCCTGCTCGCCGCAGACGGGACCGGCCCCCGCCAAGCCCCCTCCGGCCTGGTGCCCGCCCACCCAGAGGAGGGCGCCGGCCAGCACCAGGCCCGCCAGCATCACCCGCGGCAGCCGTCGTCCCGGCCGGGGCGCCGGGCGGTGTTGCTCCGCCCGGGCCGCTCCTGGGGCTGGCGGGGGGGTGGGGACTCCAGGGCCGCCCGGGCCGCCCCGGACCCGGGCCAGCTTGCCCCGAAGGGCCCGGACCGCACCGCCGGCGCCGGACGAACGGGCCCGGAAGGGCCACCGCCCCGCACCCCCGTTACCACCGCCAGGCCGGGACGGCCCGCGCCCGGAAGCGAGGCCTGGTCCAACCATAGGTCCACCCCCACCCGGTCCCGGTGGAACCAGGGATGCCGGGCCGGACCCCCGGCCGGACCCAGCCGGGTCCCCACCGGCCCGGGCGCCAGGGACCGGCCCAGGCTAGGCTATGCGCGCCCCGGGTGGGGTAGAAGAAGCGGGGAGGGTGCGGGCAAGGGAGGGGTCCGGAAGAACGGGCCACGCGGGTGGTACGCCGGGTAAGGGAAAGGCCAGGAATGCGCAAGGGACCGCGTAGCGGGGCAAGGTCCGCCTGCGGCCGGCGCCAGGCGGCTTGCGAGGAACGGGCTTCCGGGGAACGGGTGATGAGGCCCGTGAACGGGACGTCAGGTCAGCGCTTCCCCCGACGCCGCGTCGGCGGGGGCGGGGTGCAGCAGCCGCTGCAGGTCCTTCAGCGCCTCCCGGAGGGCCCGGGCACCGGCCTCGATGCACTCGGGCACCCGGTGCAGGTCGGTCAGTTCCACATCCGGCAGATCGGGCTGGACCACCAGGTCGGCGAACCGCTCCAGCTTGAAGGCTGCCAGGTCCCGGGCCATGAGGTCGAAGGCCTGCCCCAGAAAGTCCAGCAGGCCCGCGGGTTCGCGGCGCTGCCGCACCGACACGTCGACCGCCAGGACCACCTGGGCGCCCAGGGCCCGGGCCGCCTCTGCCGGCACCTTGTCCTTGACGGCACCGTCCACCAGGAGGTACGGTCCCAGGCGCTTGGGTTCGAAAATCCCCGGAATGGCGGTGCTGGCCCGAACGGCCGCGGCCAGGCTCCCCTTGTCCAGCACGATGGCGCCGGGCATGGCCCGTTCGACCCGTTCCCGGTAGGCGGGCGGGCAGAAGACCGCCGCCCGGCCCGAGCGCACGTCGGCCGCCATGATCGCCACCGGCCGCTCCAGCTGCTCCAGCCGGATGCCGCGGGTCCAGAGGCCGATGAGGCGCTCCAGCTTCTGGCCCTGCAGCATGCCCTGAGGAACCGGCCGCCGGGGCCGCCAGCGCAAGCCCAGCACCTGAGCCAGCACGGCCAGCGCCGAACCCCAGGTGAGGTTGGAATCGTAGAGCTCGGCCGACCGCAGGCGCCGGGCCACGTCTTCCATCTGGGCGGGGCTCCAGCCGCAAGCCCAGAGGGCGGCCAGGATGGCGCCGCTGGAGGTGCCGGTGACGATGTCCGGCGAGTAGCCGGCTTCCTGGAGGGCCCGCATCACCCCGACGTGGGCCAGGCCCCGCAGGCCGCCCCCGCCCAGGGCGACACCCAACAGGCCGGATCCGTGCCCCCTGTTCATCAGCCACCGCCACCTCCTCGCCCGCACGGCGCCCGTTTCTATGCCTATTATGGTGCTTACGCGCTAGCGCGAGCGCCGGGCCAGGGTCCGGTCGAGAACCGTGGCAAACATGGCGGCGCCCCGCTCCGCCCGGATCCGGCTGTTGGTATGGGCGCCGACCTCCAGCAACAGGGTCCTGGGCCCCAGATCCTGGTTGTAGTTGCCGCGGCCGTAGTAGATTCCCTTGACCAGCCCGGGAAAGCTGCGGTCGGCCTCGGCCTTGAGCCGGCGCGCAAAGGCCAGGTTCGTGCGGCGGAAGGGATTCTCCCGCCCGACCACCAGCCGGATCTGGGTGACCGGCTGGCCCTTCACCACCTCCCGGTAGAACTCGGGCGGCGTGGCGTCCCGGTGCACGTCGAGAAGCACCAGCGGGTTCTTCGGCATCATCTTGAGGGCCGTACGCCGCGAGCGGCGGTAGGCTCCCCGGTCGTGGGGCAGGTGCAGCGCCTCGGACTTCACCACCCGGAAGCCGTGCTGGGCCAGCTCGCGCCCGAGAACGTCGCCCACCTTGTGGATGCCGCCGCGGCCCTCCACGCTGTGGGTCCCGTCGGTCGGGATGTACGACTCGTCGTTATGGGTGTGGTAGATGCCGATGAGCCCCTCGCCCCGGGGAGTGGGCCGCACAGGGGCCGGGTCGACCACCTTCTGGAACAGGGCCCCCAGAGGCAGGGCCGCTGCCAGGGAGGCCGGTCCCGGCCGGGGGCCGGGCCCCCACCCGCCCAGGCCTGCCGCAGCGCCGACCGGGCCTGGTTCGGACCCGCCCGGCACGGCTCCCCAGGGATCGGGCACCATTCCCGGCGGGGCGAGCCGCCAGGGGGAGAAGAGGGCGGGCGGCGGCGCGGCAAGGCTGTCCAGGTTGGGAAGACCGGGCTCCCCGGCCAGGGTCCCGTCGGCGGGGGGGAGCAGGGCGCGGGCGTAGGCCGTGCGGCCGTCCACCCGGACGATGCGGTACCAACGGTCGGCAGCGTCGATCCAGATGTCCCCGGCCATCATGATGCGGGCCGAAGCCAGAAGCAGCCGCTCCGTCCCGATCTCGCGCAGTTCCATGTGGGTATCGAAGAGCTCGTCGCCGGCAGGGTTCTGGAACCGCGGCCCCAGCCAAGCGGTGGTGGCCACCACCCCCACCGCCAGTGCTGCCAGGAGCCAGGAGGCCGCAGCCGAGGGCGCCGCCGGCTGCCCGGCCTCCGCCACCGGCGGGCGCGCGACCGACCGGGCCGCGCCGCGACGCCAGGGCGCGCGGCGGGCCAGCCACTCCCGCGTCTCCCCGACCAGTTCCGCCAGGGTGACCGCACCCACGCCCGCCAGGACCACCGCATCCAGCACCCCGCCGCCCCCCAGGTTGGCCCAGGCGCCGGGGATCCCGCGGAGGCTGCCGGTGACCGCGCCGATCAGGTCGACCAGCAGCACGCCCAGGGTTGCGGCGATGAAGGCCGACCGGCGCGAGCGCCCGGCCAGGTATCCGAAGACGGCCGCCACCACCACCGGAGCCCACAGGGGGTCCATGAGCCACCAGCGGCCGCCGCCCGGATCGCTGGGGAGGAACCAGTCGCTGGCGTAGACGGCCGCGGCCGTCCACAGGGATGCCACCAGGGCCCGGCGGCGCTCGAAGGCATGGTCGGCCGTAACCAGGAGATAGATGGCGACGGCCGCCGGGACCAGGGCCCCGCCCAGGTCGACGCTGACCCGGGGTCCCAGGGACACCTCCGGCAGGAAGGTGCCCGCGATCATCAGGCCGAGAAGGACCAGGGCCGCCGTCTTGCTGAGCCGCATCCGGTCCAGTACCTGGTGGGTCACGCCCAGCAGCACCAGAATGGCCAGTCCGATGAGCAGCGCCGTCGTTCCCGCCAGCAAGGCCCGCCCCACCCCCTGGATCCTGGGATCCCAATCCATGCCGGTGCGCACGCAGCCCGTTAGGCCCGCTCCCGTTGGGCGCGCTCCCATAGGATGCCTCCACCGGCCGCTCCTCTTGAGCCGCCCTTCCGGGCGGGCCGCCCATCTTGCAGTCCTGCGCCAGCGGTGCAACTCCGCCACTCAGGTCATCACCCGACGCAGAGATACCACCTGCGCCCGATTGGGCCGCTTTCTGCAAGGCTGCTATTTTAGACTTGCAATCGGGCCCAACACCCGGCCCGGTTGCAACCGATAAGCGGGCAACACCGCTGTCGGTACACCCCTCTCGCGGGCGGCCGCACCGCCCCGTGACGCATCCCCCAGACACAACAAGCCTCCTCGCGGAGGCTTGTTGTGTTTCGTGATGGATTTCACAAGCCCTGGACTTGCAATCCGGGATTTGCCATCCGGGAGTTTCAATCCGGGAAGTCCAGGGTCAGGGCAGGACCGCACCCCCGGGCCCCAGCGGAAGCGCCATCCACTGGGCCAGGACGAACATCACCGCCATGGCCGTGGCCATGGCCAGGGCAAAGGCCCACTGGGCTTCGCCGCGGAGGCGGCGCGCCCCCGGCACCAGCCGCCCGCCGGCCAGCCCCGAGAGCAGCAGGCCGGCCGCCGCTGCCCGCAGCACCAGGCTCCAGGCGACCAGCCCCGCACTGGCGGGGAGGACTGCCGTCACCAGGGGGGGCAGGCCGGCCACCACGCCCCCCGCCAGGAGCTGGCGGCGCGGCGGCCGCCGGCCGTCGGCCAGCAAAAGGCCCAGCCCCCACGCGAGCAGCAGCCGGGCCGCCGCCAGGGCGGCGGCCGGTGCGGCGGCGAGCCCGCCCGCCTCCAGGGCCGCGCGCACCACCCAGGCCCCCGCGGCTCCGTCCAGGCCGAGGGCGGCAGCCCAGGTCCAGCCGACCCGCCGGCCCATCCGCCCGCCGGGCCGGAGCCAGCCGGCGTAGGCTGGAATCAGGAAGGCGGCAAGAAACGCGGCCTGGAGCCACAGGCCCCGGCCCCACCCGGGGCCCTCCAGGCCAAGCCCCAGGGTCGCCAGCCAGTTCGAGAGCAACAGGTAGGTGAAGAACCCGGCCGCCAGCCCCCGCCCGCCCGTGGTGCCGCCAGGCCAGCTGCGCGGCCTGCCGCGGGGCCCGGGCTGCCCTCCCCCGCGACCTGGGAGCCGGGAAAGGGCAAGGCCCAGCACCAGGGGGAGGCCGTAAAGTACCAGCCCCCACCCCAGGCCGGCCAGCGGAAACCACCAGGCCGTCACCGGAATCCGGATCACCAGCGGCATCGCCTCCAGCGCCACAGCAAAACATGTTACCACTTGAGGCACCGGCTGGGACACGATTCCTGGGCCGGCCCCCTGACCGGCTGCCGGCGGGCCCGCAGCGGTTTCCCCCTGCCCTACGGGGCGGTAGAATTCGCGGTGGAGGGGACGAATCCGCTTCCGAAGGGAGGAAAGGGCATGGAGAACGTGGTCGGCCGGCTGGACCAGCCCCTGTTCCGCCAGACCATCGAGGAACTGGAACGGCGGCGGGTGACGGGTACGGCCTTCGACCGGCTGGTGGACGAGGCGCCCGCCGGCCAGCTGGGCCCGCGGGTGGCCCGCTTGCGGGAGGCCCTGGCGGCCCGCTTCGGCGAGCCCCGGGTTGATCCCGAGGCCGAGCAGCCCAACTTCCGCTTCCTGTTCGAGCTTTCGCCCAACACGTCGTACCTTGAGGTGGGCACCACCGACGGTCGCCGCGTCTACGTGGACTTCTTGAGCACGTACCTCTTCATGCGGTCCGTCACGCCCAGCAAGGAGACCTGCCGGGCCCTGTGGCTGCCGGCCTACGTCCAGGACGCCATCGCCGAGCTGAAGCGGATCGCCATGGAGGCGGGGGCCCTGGACCGGCCGGCGGCGTGATGCGGCGGCTGGCCGGACCCGCGGCCAACGGGTCCTGCCGCGCCGGTCCCGCCGGCAGGCCGGCCGATCCGGGCGGCCCCGGCCCGGCCGGGCCCGCCCGACCCGGACCAGGTCAAGCGCCACACCAAGCCCGAAGGGGACATGCGTCCCTCTGGCGGAGGAGGCTCTGATGCAGCATGGGTCCGGAAACCCAGGTGACGGCGGGCATCGCCCTGCTGGCCGGGATGGCCTACTTCTTCTCGCCGTGCGTCTGGCCGCTCTACCCGGCCTATCTGGCCCTACTGGGTGGCACGGCGGGGTCAACACAAGGAACTGGCCGGCCGGGGCCGGCAACCGCGCCGGGTGCCCTGCGACACCCTTCTTCCCGGCGCCTGGCCGGCGCGGCCGGGTTCGTCCTGGGGCTGGGACTGGTGTTCATGGCCACGGGGGCCAGCCTGTCGGCGGCGGGAGCCCTGCTCATCGCGTACAAAAGCGTGCTGGAGAAGGTGGCGGGGGTCCTGATCGTCTTCTTTGGCCTGCAGATGCTGGGGGTCATCCGGCTCCAGTGGCTCCAGCGCGAGTGGCGCCCGGCGTGGGCGCAGGCGCCGGCCGCCGGCGCGGGCGGATTCTGGCCCGGAACCCTGATGGGTGCGGCCTTCGGCGTGGGCTGGACACCCTGCGTGGGTCCGGTGCTGGGGTCCATCCTGCTGCTGGCTTCGTCCACGGGGACCGTTGCCCAGGGCATGCTCTTGCTTGCCGCTTTCACCGCGGGCTTTGCCGTCCCGTTTTTCACCCTGGCGGTGCTGATCGACCGCCTCCAGCCGGACCGGTTGCGCCGGGGCGGCCCCCTGCTCCGCCGGGTGGAACAGGCCAGCGGCGTGGCGCTGGTCCTGCTGGGCGTGCTGGTGCTGACGGGCCAGCTGGCCTACATCGCCTCCTGGCTCTGGTACACTCTGCAACCTTGAGACCCCAGGCACCCCACGCTTGAAGGGGCACAGGCTGGAAAGGGGAAACGGGCCTTGCCGCCGCCCCGCCCGCAGGCCGGATCGTCCGCCCAGGCCGGGTCGATGGTCGCCAAGGCCCGCAGCCTGTTTCCGATCCCACGTACCGCCGGTCTTCCCGGTATCGCCGTGTTGCCGGTGGAACCGGCCCCCGGCCCCCGCCTCGCCCGGTGGCGCTCGTTGCCTCGGGCTGCAGGGCCGCCCGTCCGGGCAGCGGCCGGGATCCCGCCCGGCGCAAGCCGTGACGGGCTCTACCGCCCGCAGGACCCCGCCGGCGGCGGATGGCCGGCTCGGCCGGCAGGATCACCGGGCCGGAGAACCCGCCGGCTGGTCAAACCCGGGGGGCCGGCTGGAAGGCGTCGGCCCGGCCGGCCGCCCAGTTCGCCGTCCCGAAGGCCGGCGCTGCGGCGCCGCGGGTCGCGTCGGCCGGCGGCAGGGTGCCCCGCTGCGCCAGCTGCTGCTCCGCCAGGGCGATCATGCGGCGCACCATGTGGCCGCCGACGGCACCCGTCAACCGGGTGGGCATGTCACCCCAGTACCCGTCGGGAGGAATCTGGATGCCCAGCTCCCGCGCCACCTCATACTTGAACTGATCCAGGGCCCGTGAAGCACCCGGGACCAGATGCCGGTTGCTCTGCTGACCACGAGCCAAGGCCTGTCACCTCCTCCCGAGGCCCGTGCCTTTTTGCCGAGGCTGGCAGTCGTAATATGATCCGTCGCCCTTCGCCTCACGCCGGCAAGTCATGGCAGGGACGCCCCGGCGTACCTCGCGGCCCGGACCGGAGCGGCCGGTGGGGGCCCGCCCCGAGGGAAGTCCCGGGGACGCGGCCGCCGATGGGCCACAGGGCCCGGGCAGGGTCGGCGGCTGCCGGCCCAGGGTAGGCGGCCGCCCGGCCACGGTGGACGGCCGCACCCGATGGCGGCCAAATCCCCGTCGTAGCCGCGGCCAGCTGCCGCGGCCCCGCGCGCAGACGGGGGGAACCCCCCGTATCGGGCCGGCGCGTCACCCTGCACTTCGCACCGTTCAGTCACCCTGGCGCGACCCCTCGGCGGCCGGGCCGTTCTCCCTGCTCCCCGTACGAGCCTCCTGCTGGCGCCCTTCACCCGGCTCGCCGGGCTCGCCGGGTTCGTCCCCTCCGGTCAGGACGTTGTCCGCCGCCGTGAAGGTATCGCCGCCCACCGTGGGCTTCCGCGGGTTGACCGGCCGCCCCTCCGCCGGGCGGGGCCGGGAGGGGATGTCGCCGGGCAGGCCGGCCCGGGTGCCCGCCCGGTTCAAGGCCCAGAAGGCCA
This is a stretch of genomic DNA from Thermaerobacter sp. PB12/4term. It encodes these proteins:
- a CDS encoding metalloregulator ArsR/SmtB family transcription factor; this translates as MDALRESTWAGTGEPAGAEATCARFEPHGDQVAVLRARVTEVAGLAGLFQALADETRTRILYLLSLSELCVCDLAAVLDLSLPAVSHHLRLLKAMRLVRSRREGRNVYYSLADDHVLRLIQVAQEHYAEER
- a CDS encoding extracellular solute-binding protein — its product is MPPRTNRRQTPGGPPAGRQRWQRLALVIGVAALLVVAAGALALWRQRQGDPWARYRPVPLDPGKTYEIVLWETEMPVAVLPDPLRLPGGPSPEPRAPGAAGPGGGFSAAGGPGTGSAEPVPAQPPAGQNPAGAAGSPGPSGAAGQPGPTAPPGAGESGSSPSSEAGLGAGAEPGRRGGPPPVPPLAEPGPFTHREYLQQALAAFARQFPNIRVRVEWIPASEAQDRLQRALADGKPPDVFGGWGSALLVRHPLQVPLDPYLSRAERRWYNPTALLLYQADRRSWVWPRWVAPHTWWVAAARLRAAGLDPNALLLAGWTYADVDRLAGLAGPPSAGDSGAAGAGEAPAGRAQGSQPPASQPPEPPSPGDRPVLTLWAARPDLPLEQLLRVRGLAAPLAPSGAVIWAGPEGRAALAWLERLRSQQRLHAVAGDGVAEWLAEGDLAGPAGGFTPALARWLLERYAGLVPRQPEEPAPRPGVVAVPPLVADRGSGTSAVPERWPVPPAPRVDAGGRLVGGIPDPADPRRLDPLVPPGFDGLVLLPPPVPAGAPRPALLETGGLMVFRQNRYRGDDHTQAAVELARFLSRWRTDVLTRRLLAVPADVTSLAAWRATSPLPAVYRQQLEHLALGVWNQNARGRWQRMAVTYPTAPGAPGPEHRDVARQVRPPLAAFWAGKAGASQVIQSWGGAAAPQGDGSGEDDRGEPGEPPSRR
- a CDS encoding L,D-transpeptidase family protein; its protein translation is MLAGLVLAGALLWVGGHQAGGGLAGAGPVCGEQEGARSAYWRFARWWRSVAGLALQGGQAVAASGGDVLIVIDIDRRQLTVYRDGVPVKTFPVAAGRPGEPSPVGEWRVTDIAHWPGGPFGARWFGLSAPWGSYGIHGTNNPGSIGTYASLGCIRMFNEDVMTLDDLVQVGTPVKITGTTEVYYRLPAYRRGDVGQDVVLLQLALRATGFDPGVADGVYGGVTEKAVAEAEWWFGLHPDGTADMALQRLVGFRP
- a CDS encoding patatin-like phospholipase family protein, which produces MNRGHGSGLLGVALGGGGLRGLAHVGVMRALQEAGYSPDIVTGTSSGAILAALWACGWSPAQMEDVARRLRSAELYDSNLTWGSALAVLAQVLGLRWRPRRPVPQGMLQGQKLERLIGLWTRGIRLEQLERPVAIMAADVRSGRAAVFCPPAYRERVERAMPGAIVLDKGSLAAAVRASTAIPGIFEPKRLGPYLLVDGAVKDKVPAEAARALGAQVVLAVDVSVRQRREPAGLLDFLGQAFDLMARDLAAFKLERFADLVVQPDLPDVELTDLHRVPECIEAGARALREALKDLQRLLHPAPADAASGEALT
- the spoIIP gene encoding stage II sporulation protein P, with protein sequence MGARPTGAGLTGCVRTGMDWDPRIQGVGRALLAGTTALLIGLAILVLLGVTHQVLDRMRLSKTAALVLLGLMIAGTFLPEVSLGPRVSVDLGGALVPAAVAIYLLVTADHAFERRRALVASLWTAAAVYASDWFLPSDPGGGRWWLMDPLWAPVVVAAVFGYLAGRSRRSAFIAATLGVLLVDLIGAVTGSLRGIPGAWANLGGGGVLDAVVLAGVGAVTLAELVGETREWLARRAPWRRGAARSVARPPVAEAGQPAAPSAAASWLLAALAVGVVATTAWLGPRFQNPAGDELFDTHMELREIGTERLLLASARIMMAGDIWIDAADRWYRIVRVDGRTAYARALLPPADGTLAGEPGLPNLDSLAAPPPALFSPWRLAPPGMVPDPWGAVPGGSEPGPVGAAAGLGGWGPGPRPGPASLAAALPLGALFQKVVDPAPVRPTPRGEGLIGIYHTHNDESYIPTDGTHSVEGRGGIHKVGDVLGRELAQHGFRVVKSEALHLPHDRGAYRRSRRTALKMMPKNPLVLLDVHRDATPPEFYREVVKGQPVTQIRLVVGRENPFRRTNLAFARRLKAEADRSFPGLVKGIYYGRGNYNQDLGPRTLLLEVGAHTNSRIRAERGAAMFATVLDRTLARRSR
- a CDS encoding cytochrome c biogenesis CcdA family protein, which gives rise to MGPETQVTAGIALLAGMAYFFSPCVWPLYPAYLALLGGTAGSTQGTGRPGPATAPGALRHPSSRRLAGAAGFVLGLGLVFMATGASLSAAGALLIAYKSVLEKVAGVLIVFFGLQMLGVIRLQWLQREWRPAWAQAPAAGAGGFWPGTLMGAAFGVGWTPCVGPVLGSILLLASSTGTVAQGMLLLAAFTAGFAVPFFTLAVLIDRLQPDRLRRGGPLLRRVEQASGVALVLLGVLVLTGQLAYIASWLWYTLQP
- a CDS encoding alpha/beta-type small acid-soluble spore protein, translated to MARGQQSNRHLVPGASRALDQFKYEVARELGIQIPPDGYWGDMPTRLTGAVGGHMVRRMIALAEQQLAQRGTLPPADATRGAAAPAFGTANWAAGRADAFQPAPRV